The Candidatus Babeliales bacterium genomic sequence TGCATACGTTGTGCCTGATACAATGAGCAGTGAAAATAGTACTTCAATCAATTCGTTCAGTTTTTTTTGTTTTTGTAACTGTTCTTTAAAAAGATAAGAAAGAGAAGCAAGAAGAATCATGAGTGCTATAAGCGCGAACACATATTTTTTGTAATCAGTTTTGAGTGAACCAACAAAACTGTGAACCATGGAAAGTGCAGTAAAAAAATAATCATCTATGGATGCTATATAAGGAAAGATGTTTTTTTGATGCGTAGTATGTGTTGGTACTTCGAGAACATCCTCATCTACCGATTCACTCTGTTGTACTGGTTGGGGAAAAAAAAGTGTAAAAAGGGTATGATTTATTTTCTTCTCTGATCGTCGGTAATAACTACAATACAAATACACAGGATCGGGACTATATTTTTTTGTTGTTGCCGTCATGAAAACAGAAAATGTTTCATTAAAAACCTGTTTTGTTTCTTTGAATGATGGGTCATAATGGCTGATACTCTGTTTGTTTGCTTTCCATGGGGATAGAATAACGGTGGGTTCATGCACAGAGCAGGTAATAAAATCTTTATAGATAAAATCTTTTTCGGGAACGATAAACGTAATGGTGATCTCTTTGGTATCATTACTGGTATCAGTTGCGCTCAATGTCATAAGCTTTGAGTCTGTTTGCACAAAGCTTATGTGGAAGAAACTGAGTAACGATATACAGTAGATTCTTACAAACGTGCTCATTGTGAATTTGCTTGTCGTCGTCCGTTCGTCCTGAGTGCCCCGCAAGGGGTGTATCGAAGGATGGCGGAAAAGGATGCACTCTTCGATACTTTTTTGCAAGCAAAAAAACTCAGGGCGAGCGGAATAGAGGTTAATTTTTTAATTACGGAGTTATCTTGCTGCATGGAATGCATTGAGTATTTGTTGTGCATGATTTTTTGTATCAACTTTTTCAATAATGGCTACAATAATACCATTTTCATCAATTAAAAATGTGTGTCGTTTTGGCATGTACAGTCGCAGTAATCCAGTATTTACACCATAGGCTTTCAGAACATCTTCTGTTGCAATAAGCAATGGAAAGTTGAGACGCTGTTTTGCAATGAATTTTTGTTTGCTTTTAACCGATCCCTTACTTAATCCAAGAATAGTGATGCCATTTTCACGCAACAATTCAAAACTATCACGTAAACTACACGCTTGTTGTGTACATCCCGGTGTATCATCTTTTGGATAAAAATAGAGCGCGACTTTTTTACCTTTAAAATCAGAGAGTTTTACAATCTCTCCATTTTGGTTGAGCAATTCAAAATCGGGGGCTTTACCGCCTACTTTGAGGTTTTTAGTTGTACATGCACAGTGTAGTGTGGTGAAACTAATGAG encodes the following:
- a CDS encoding peroxiredoxin, translated to MKALLLLMALISFTTLHCACTTKNLKVGGKAPDFELLNQNGEIVKLSDFKGKKVALYFYPKDDTPGCTQQACSLRDSFELLRENGITILGLSKGSVKSKQKFIAKQRLNFPLLIATEDVLKAYGVNTGLLRLYMPKRHTFLIDENGIIVAIIEKVDTKNHAQQILNAFHAAR